A single genomic interval of Rubripirellula reticaptiva harbors:
- a CDS encoding response regulator transcription factor codes for MTNSPRVLIVEDDATLLRGLSDNFRGAGFVVETATDGQSGLSQVLAAPPQLLLLDIMLPHLNGYDLCRRVRKANLDLPILMLTAKGQEEEIVRGLELGADDYMTKPFGIRELLARAQRLLRSHPGQAQDSVTLGDVRFDRSARRLVRQGQTIGLTAKEYQLLEYFVSHPHRALTRSNILDNVWGRSPIVTTRSVDRCVATLRAKLESEPSRPQFIHTIRDVGYRFEPAD; via the coding sequence ATGACAAACTCACCACGCGTATTGATCGTCGAGGACGACGCCACGCTGCTTCGTGGCCTGAGCGACAATTTTCGCGGCGCCGGATTCGTGGTAGAGACCGCGACTGACGGACAATCGGGACTGTCTCAGGTGCTGGCCGCACCGCCCCAGTTGCTGCTGTTGGACATCATGCTGCCACACTTGAACGGATACGATCTTTGCCGTCGCGTGCGAAAAGCAAACTTGGACCTGCCGATCTTGATGTTGACGGCGAAGGGGCAGGAAGAGGAGATCGTACGAGGCTTGGAATTGGGCGCCGACGACTACATGACCAAACCGTTTGGCATCCGCGAACTGCTAGCCCGAGCCCAACGTTTACTCCGCTCGCACCCAGGTCAGGCACAAGATTCGGTCACGCTTGGCGACGTCCGATTCGATCGCAGCGCTCGCAGGCTAGTGCGACAAGGTCAAACGATTGGGTTGACGGCGAAGGAATATCAGTTGCTTGAATATTTCGTCTCGCATCCCCACCGCGCTCTGACCCGCAGCAACATTCTGGATAACGTTTGGGGGCGTTCGCCGATCGTCACCACCCGAAGTGTCGACCGCTGTGTGGCCACGCTGCGAGCAAAGTTGGAAAGCGAACCGAGTCGCCCTCAGTTCATCCACACGATTCGTGACGTGGGATACCGATTTGAACCAGCCGATTGA